The following coding sequences are from one Pocillopora verrucosa isolate sample1 chromosome 5, ASM3666991v2, whole genome shotgun sequence window:
- the LOC131780187 gene encoding uncharacterized protein: protein MPSYKLTYFDIRGRGEPARLVFKAAGKEFEDKRVTFEEWGALKASSEFPFGQLPVLEVDGVMLSQSFSIARFLGNEFGLTPSTNLEKAKADMIVDGVADLTEKHASAFFEKDPTRKAKLQEEVKAATPGILARFEKLLKGNNDGKGFFVGDKLTYADIIFFNMVNALFAQGKMEVPALIKDFPLLMSHYERVMAIPNINGYLKTRPESAMARFPKSPWERRVKSRINGDSSCPSATYKRCASAPKNHLQETMSGYKLYYFDTRARAEIVRLSFVAANMEYEDIRFTREEWVKEKESGRPPLGQVPFLVTPDGKVLGQSQAIMKYVCRIGGLSPTDSFDEAIADMIVGGVEDFFQALIKVLIEKEEAKKTELMKEFLEETLANRLPKYENILKANNEGKGFFVGDKLTYADIIFFDLMNFLEKGEPTAPKALEKFPLLAAHHKRVLDVPEIKKWVETRPKTEH, encoded by the exons GTGTGACATTCGAAGAGTGGGGAGCCTTGAAAGCTT CTTCAGAGTTTCCGTTTGGTCAGCTTCCAGTGCTTGAAGTTGATGGAGTGATGCTATCTCAATCGTTTTCTATAGCAAGATTTTTAGGCAATGAATTTG GTCTTACTCCCTCCACCAATTTGGAAAAGGCTAAAGCAGACATGATTGTGGATGGCGTTGCTGATTTAACCGAAAAACACGCTTCAGCTTTCTTTGAAAAAGACCCAACTAGAAAG GCTAAGTTGCAAGAGGAAGTGAAAGCTGCTACCCCTGGAATTCTCGCTCGCTTTGAGAAACTTCTTAAAGGCAATAATGATGGGAAAGGATTCTTTGTTGGTGACAAG CTAACCTATGCAGACATCATCTTCTTTAACATGGTAAATGCCCTCTTTGCACAAGGAAAGATGGAGGTTCCAGCATTGATCAaagattttcctcttttgatGTCTCATTATGAGCGTGTTATGGCGATCCCAAATATCAACGGGTATCTCAAAACACGACCTGAATCAGCCATG GCAAGATTTCCAAAGTCACCATGGGAGAGACGAGTCAAATCCAGAATAAATGGAGATTCGTCATG TCCATCGGCAACATATAAACGCTGCGCTAGCGCTCCGAAGAATCATCTACAAGAAACAATGTCAGGCTACAAACTTTACTACTTTGATACCCGAGCTCGGGCTGAGATCGTTCGACTGTCTTTCGTTGCTGCGAATATGGAATACGAAGACATCCGATTTACCCGAGAAGAATGGGTCAAGGAGAAAGAAT CTGGCAGACCCCCTCTTGGTCAGGTACCATTTCTTGTGACCCCAGATGGAAAAGTGCTTGGACAGTCTCAAGCAATCATGAAGTATGTTTGCAGAATAGGAG GTTTGAGCCCAACAGACAGTTTTGATGAGGCAATTGCTGATATGATTGTGGGTGGTGTTGAAGATTTTTTCCAGGCTTTGATAAAGGTTTTAATAGAAAAGGAGGAAGCTAAAAAG acGGAGCTAATGAAAGAATTCTTGGAAGAAACTCTCGCTAACCGACTgccaaaatatgaaaatattttaaaagccaACAACGAAGGCAAGGGATTCTTTGTTGGTGACAAG CTTACATATGCTGACATCATTTTCTTTGACCTGATGAACTTTTTGGAAAAAGGCGAACCCACTGCCCCGAAAGCACTCGAAAAGTTCCCGTTATTGGCTGCGCATCACAAACGTGTACTGGATGTgccagaaataaagaaatgggtCGAGACACGCCCAAAAACAGAGCATTAA